The Pectobacterium parmentieri genome segment GAAGTGGTGCACTCGCTGGCGAAATGGAAACGCAAAACGCTGGGCGCGTATGATTTTAGCTTCGGGGAAGGGATTTATACCCACATGAAGGCGCTGCGCCCAGACGAAGATCGCCTGAGCCCGATCCATTCCGTTTATGTCGATCAATGGGATTGGGAGCGTGTGATGGGGGATGGCGAGCGCAATGCCGAGTATCTGAAATCGACGGTCACGCGTATTTATCAGGGTATTAAAGCGACTGAAGCTGCAGTACATCAGGCGTTTGGCATTCAGCCTTTCCTGCCAGAGCAGATTCATTTTATGCATACCGAAACGTTGCTGAAGCGCTATCCCGATCTGGATGCCAAAGGGCGTGAGCGAGCCATTGCTAAAGAACTGGGGGCGGTCTTCCTGATTGGGATTGGCGGTAAGCTGTCCAGCGGACACTCTCATGATGTGCGTGCGCCGGATTATGATGACTGGACGACGCCAGGTGAGCAGGAATTAGCAGGTTTGAACGGAGATATCGTTGTGTGGAACCCGGTTCTTAACGATGCGTTTGAGATTTCATCAATGGGGATCCGCGTGGATGCAGAGGCATTAACACGCCAGTTAGCGCTGACGCAGGACGAAGGACGTCTGAAGCTGGAATGGCATCAGGCGCTGCTGCGCGGTGAGATGCCACAAACGATTGGTGGGGGAATCGGTCAGTCTCGTCTGGTCATGCTGCTGCTGCAATTGCCGCATATTGGTCAGGTTCAGTGCGGTGTATGGCCACAGCCGCTGCGTGAGTCGGTTTCCGGCCTGCTTTAATAAGCCTTGCCGTGCTGCCAGCGGCGCATTAAGCGGCTTTTTAACCCGGTATCAAAGCGCCAGATATGGTCAAAGATGTGCATGATGCCGGGTTTGCCATGATCGGACATCGCTACAGCATGAAAACGATGCTGTAGCTGCTTCTGACGACTTTTCACCTTATTCACCACTTCATCCGGCAATCGCTGGGCGATAAAATCTGAAATCACCACCGCATCGGCATCATGCCAGAGTGCATCGTCCATCTTATCCAACAATGCTGACAGACAGGCGCTCATATCTGTGCCGCCGCGGAAGGATTGGCTGAGAAAGCGTATTGCCTGTTCTAATCCGTCTTCAGACGTCAGCTCATACTTCACCACGCCGGTAGAAAATAACATGATGTAGCAACGGCGGTTGTCAGCGAGTGCGATGCGCATCAGTGCCAGACAGAAGGCTTTGGCACAGCGTTCATTAAAGCCACCCATGGAGCCTGAAGTATCAACGCAGACAATAAACGGGCCACGCGGCTGCTGTTCGTTTTGTTGGTGAACCACTGGCCGCTCGGTGATTTTCTCACGCCAGCTCTCCCCTTGTAAGCGATAGGTCAGTAGCCGGTGTTCCAACAGACGACGATAAAATTCGTATTCCAGTTCACTGATGCCCAGCGTTGCCAGCTCAGTGGGCATCAGACGCAAAATATCATCGCTCTGATGCACGCCGCTCACCTGCTCGGGCACGGTGGCGGGTTCCCGTACTCTTACCCGGAAGGCTTCTTGTGGCGCTTCCTGGGTGAGGATGGATTTGGTTTCCCGGCTGCGGCCCAAGCGTTCCGCCAGTTTTTGCAATGCGGGCTGACGTTGCAGGAAAGCGCCGAAATCCAGTAGAGAGCGGGGATCGGTGTGAATACGCTGTGCGGCGCTGAGATCCCAGAGCCGTCCGGCCGCGTTTTCATTTTCCGCTAAAATCGGCTCGAGTTTACCGCTAAGGGTCAGGCGCTGTTGCAATTCATCCAGCAGAATTTCCCGCTCCTGATCCATCAATTGCTGATGCAGTGAAATGGTTTGCAGTGTCAGACTCAGCCGCCAGCGCTGAAGAAAGAGCGCATGGAGCCCACTCGTTACCTTCTGCCCTAAAGTTCTCTCTGGAGAGGTAATAAGCTGTGAGGCCTGTGTCAAAAACGGTGATTCCACGTTGTTCAGCGTATCCATAATCGCGGGCAGGCGTGTCTGAAATGCCTGGTTGTCGATCGATTGTGAACGTTGGTAGCAGCTAAATTCTTTTTCCAGCTCTGGCGGCACCTGCGTGGTGCGCAAGCGCTGCTTTAAGGTTTCTTTCCAGTGAGGGAGGTCGTTGAGTAACGCGGATTTCAGGCTGGGATATTTTTCAAAGAAGAAAGCGAGCTGCGGTGTCGCCAGCAGCGTGACGACAAGATCGTCCAACAACTCGTTTTCATCAATAGACAGCAGCATTTCCAGTGATTCCAGCGTGATCATCTGCGTTAGTCCTGTTGCTCTGATTGCTGGATCTGCTCGGCAATCTGTTGCAGGCTGGCTTCTATTTTAGCCAGCCACTCACTAGGGGCGAACAGGCAAGGCTGATGCTGACTGAACAAGCGACGCTGCTCGCGCAGTTGCATGTTCAGTTTTTCATACTCATCGGTAATTTCGGCAGGAAGCGCACAGTCACGTTTTTCCGGCAGAGAAAGAATAGAGG includes the following:
- the asnA gene encoding aspartate--ammonia ligase, with protein sequence MKKQYIEKQQQISFVKSFFSSQLEQLLGLIEVQAPILSRIGDGTQDNLSGTEKAVQVKVKALPDATFEVVHSLAKWKRKTLGAYDFSFGEGIYTHMKALRPDEDRLSPIHSVYVDQWDWERVMGDGERNAEYLKSTVTRIYQGIKATEAAVHQAFGIQPFLPEQIHFMHTETLLKRYPDLDAKGRERAIAKELGAVFLIGIGGKLSSGHSHDVRAPDYDDWTTPGEQELAGLNGDIVVWNPVLNDAFEISSMGIRVDAEALTRQLALTQDEGRLKLEWHQALLRGEMPQTIGGGIGQSRLVMLLLQLPHIGQVQCGVWPQPLRESVSGLL
- the viaA gene encoding ATPase RavA stimulator ViaA, producing MITLESLEMLLSIDENELLDDLVVTLLATPQLAFFFEKYPSLKSALLNDLPHWKETLKQRLRTTQVPPELEKEFSCYQRSQSIDNQAFQTRLPAIMDTLNNVESPFLTQASQLITSPERTLGQKVTSGLHALFLQRWRLSLTLQTISLHQQLMDQEREILLDELQQRLTLSGKLEPILAENENAAGRLWDLSAAQRIHTDPRSLLDFGAFLQRQPALQKLAERLGRSRETKSILTQEAPQEAFRVRVREPATVPEQVSGVHQSDDILRLMPTELATLGISELEYEFYRRLLEHRLLTYRLQGESWREKITERPVVHQQNEQQPRGPFIVCVDTSGSMGGFNERCAKAFCLALMRIALADNRRCYIMLFSTGVVKYELTSEDGLEQAIRFLSQSFRGGTDMSACLSALLDKMDDALWHDADAVVISDFIAQRLPDEVVNKVKSRQKQLQHRFHAVAMSDHGKPGIMHIFDHIWRFDTGLKSRLMRRWQHGKAY